GCCTGATCGAGGACTTCACCGTCATCGTCACCAAGTCGACCGTGCCGGTGGGCACCGGCGACGAGGTCGAGGCGATCATCCAGCGGGTCCGGCCCGACGCCCAGTTCGCCGTGGTCTCCAATCCCGAGTTCCTACGCGAGGGCGCGGCCATCGAGGATTTCAAGCGTCCCGACCGCGTGGTGGTGGGCACCGAGGACGAGCGGGCCCAGGCGGTGATGCGCGAGCTCTACCGTCCGCTGAGCCTGAACGAGACGCCCATCGTCTTCACCGGCCGGCGCACCAGCGAGCTGATCAAGTACGCGGCCAACGCCTTCCTGGCCATGAAGATCACCTTCATCAACGAGATGGCCGACCTGTGCGAGAAGGTCGGGGCCGACGTCCAGCAGGTGGCGCGCGGCATCGGCCTGGACAAGCGCATCGGGTCCAAGTTCCTCAACGCCGGTCCCGGCTATGGCGGCAGCTGCTTTCCCAAGGACACCATCGCCCTGGTGCGCACCGCCCAGCAGTACGGCGCGCCGGTCAAGCTGATCGAGACCACCGTCAGCGTCAACGACGCGCGCAAGAAGGCCATGGCCGACAAGGTCGCCGCGGTCCTGGGGGCCGAGGACCTGACGGGCAAGACCGTCGGGGTCCTGGGCGTGACCTTCAAGCCCAACACCGACGACATGCGCGACGCCCCCAGCCTGGACATCCTGCCCGCCCTGCTGGCCCGGGGCGCCAAGGTCCAGGCCTTCGATCCCGAAGGCGCCAGGGAGGCCGCCCACATGATGCCGGGCGTCACCTTCGTCGGCGGCCCCTACGAGGCCGCCCAGGACGCCGACGTCCTGGTGATCATCACCGAGTGGGACCAGTTCCGCGCCCTGGACCTGGAACGCCTCAAGACCCTGCTCAAGGCCCCCGTCGTCGTCGACCTGCGCAATGTCTACAAACCCGCCGAAATGGTCCGCGCCGGCTTCACATACGCCTCCATCGGACGGGGGTGACGCCGTGACGCTGTCCGCCCCGTTGTCTTCCATCGCCCAGGACGTCGAGGCTACGGCCCGCGCCGCGAAGGGGGCTGATCCTGGACGGCCGTTCCGCGTGCTCATCGTGGCGCTGAACTACGCGCCGGAACTTGTGGGCTGCGCCAAGTACACCACCGAGCTCGCCGAGGAGCTCGTCGCCCGAGGGCACGTGGTCGAGGTGGTCGCGGCGCCGCCCTACTATCCTCAATGGAAGATCGCCGAGCCCTATTCCGGCGCGCGGTGGAGTCGCGAGGTCCGATCCGGCGTGACCATCAACCGGACGCCCCTTTACGTGCCCTCCGCCCCCAGTGGCGTGAAGCGCATCCTGCACCTGGCCTCGTTCGGCGCGGCGGCCCTGCCGACGGCCGTTCGGGCGGCCAAGCGGTTTCGTCCGGACCTGGTGTTCGCGGTCGCGCCGACCCTGGCCGCGGCCGGCGCGGCCTTGGCCGCCGGCAAGGCGGCCGGCGCGAAAACCTGGCTGCATGTTCAGGACTTCGAGGTGGACGCCGCCTTCGGATTGGGCTTGCTGAACAACGGCGCGGCCCGACGCCTGGCGTTGGGAATGGAAAACTGGCTGCTGCGACGGTTCGATCGGGTGTCCAGCATTGCGCCGGCCATGGTGAACCTGTTGCGGACCAAGGGTGTCGCGGCCGATCAGGCGCTCGAGCTTCGAAACTGGGTGGATCTGGACGCCTTCCCCACCTGGGTCAGCTCGGACACGGCCTATCGCGCGCAGCTCGGCATCGCGGCCGATCAGATCGTGGCGCTGTATTCCGGTAACATGGCCGGCAAGCAGGGCATCGAAGCCTTGGCGGATGTCGCCAAGAGCTTGAAGGCCGTTAAGGCGCCCGTGACCCTGTTGCTGTGCGGGGAAGGACCGGCGCGCGCGACGCTGGAGTCAGCCTGCCAGGGGCTGGCCAATGTGAAATTTCTTCCCCTGCAGCCGTTGGAACGGCTGCCGGAACTGTTGGCGACCGCCGATATCCATCTGTTGCCTCAGCGCGCCGAGGCCGCCGATCTGGTTCTGCCCTCGAAGCTGACCGGCATGCTGGCCTCTGGCCGGCCGGTCGTCGCGATGGCGACACAAGGCACGGGCCTGGCCGAGGAGGTCGCGGGATGTGGTCTGGTCGTCGAGCCGAACGCGGCGGCCATGACCGAGGGCGTCTTGACGCTGGCGGCGGACGCGGACCTGTGCCGCGCGCTCGGCACGGCCGGCAAGGCCCGGGCCAAGAGCCGCTGGCGCAAGCGCGCGATCATCGACGGCTTCGTGAATGAGGTCGCCAGCGTCCTGAAGCTCGGCGATATTTCGGTGGCGTCATGACCCAGCCCGTCGTTCAAGATCTCGCCAGTTTCCGCAATCCGCCCGGCTTTCGTGGTCGGTCGGGCGTGGTGGTGCAGCTTTGGTGGCTGGTGCAAAGCTCGCTGTTCCGCTGTTCGCCACAGTTCATGTACGGCTGGCGCAATGGGCTGCTTCGGCTGTTTGGGGCCCGCATCGGCAAGGGCGTCATCATCCGCCCGACGGTGCGCGTCACCTATCCGTGGAAGCTGACGATCGGCGACCACAGCTGGATCGGCGATTTCGTCGAGCTATACACCCTGGGCGAAATTCGGATCGGCCAGAACGCCGTGGTCTCGCAGAACAGCTATCTGTGCACCGGCTCTCATGATTTTCGCGCGCCGGCCTTCGACATCTACGCCAAGCCGATCGTCGTCGAAGACGAAGCCTGGGTCGCGGCCGGAGTGTTCGTTCACCCCGGCGTGACGGTGGCCAGGGGCTCGGTGGTCGCCGCGCGATCGGTGCTGTCCCGCGACACCGAGGCCCTGACGATCTGGGCCGGCTCGCCCGCCAAGAAGGTCGCCGAACGGCTGAACCGTTCGGCTTAGTCGCCCACCGCGATCACCGGTTCCGGCTTCCTGCGGCGAATCAGCGAATTCAAGCGGCGACGGATCGGATCCTCGACGAGATAGTAGCTGACCAGCCCCGCTCCGATCGCGACCGCGAGCATGAGGGGATAGGCGAACTTGCCGCCCACCTGCGCGCCGTGCAGCGCGGCGAGCATGTAGAAGGGTTGTTGCCACAGGTAAATCGAAAACGAGACCAGCCCGAAGAACGTCAGGGCGCGCATCGACAGGATGTCGAGGGCGAACTTGGGGGCCCAATGCAGTGTCGCCAAGCTGCCGGCGACCAGCATCGTGCCCAGCGAGTATTTGATCGGATCCGGAACCGGGTTCACCTGCAAGGCCACGCCCGCGAGACCCAAGGCGATGGGCAGCCAGGCTGGCGTCCGGACGCCACGCTCGTCCAGGCCGTGAACCAGAAGATAAGCCGCGGCTCCCGCCAAGATTGAAGCCCCGCGCACGTCGCTGCGCCAGTAGACCTGGAAATAATCGTGGCCCTGCGCTGAAAGAACTGCGCCGAGGCCCATCATCGCGACCATGATCGCGCAGAGCAGCGACAGAATCTGCGTGGCCGATAGCGACAGGCGGCGCGAGGCGAACGCCAGCAGACCGAGCAGGATGTAGAGGTGCTCTTCGACGCAAAGCGACCAGACGTGTTCGATCCAGGGCAGCCGGAAGCCCGCCGCCGAGATATAATTGCTGGTGAAGGTGAGCGCTCCGACCCAGTTGAGCACCACCAGTTTCGAATCCGAGGCGACCATCACGATCGCGGTGGTGATCGTGGCGAAGACCGCCAGACCTGGCCACACTCTTGAAAATCTTCTCGCGTAGAACTCCGCCAGGGCGGCCTTGTGGATGAACAATATGTGAGCCATCAAGCGACCGCTCAGCACGAAAAACAGTTCAACGCCAAATCGCCCGACGTTGATGGCGGAGAGATGTATGAAGTGGCCGGCCAAAACCGATAGGATCGCCATGCCGCGCCATCCATCGAGATAGAGAACGCGGGTTTGATGAGCAGCAATCGTGTGACCGTTCACGTACTTAGCAGCCAAGATTCACCCAATGGCCCCTGTGCGGGGAAGTTTCTACTGATTAGATTTTTCTCTAACAAAAATATTACGCAATCTGGGTATCCTAAAAAGGTACGTCAAGCGAGAGCAAATTGATGACCACAGATAGAAGAAAGCAGATTGTGGGCCTGCAACATCTGCGTGGGCTGGCGGCTCTCGCTGTTGTTGTGGATCACGGCGCCGGAATGGCGGCATTTCCGAAGTATTTTGGTCAATCTATTCTTAGTGGTCACCTTGAAAAAGGCACGATAGGTGTTGATCTTTTCTTCGTGATCAGTGGATTGATTATTGCCACGGTCGCGCTGGAGATCACGACGCTGCGGGCGAAGATCTCAATCACGGACTTCGCGCTTCGACGGCTTATTCGTATCGTGCCGTTGATGTGGATCGCGATCCTGTCCTACGCCGCGCTAAGGCTCGCCGGGCGCGGTCTTTCAGACTTTTCGCCCTATGTGAACGCTCTGTTCTTGTTGCCGACTGGGCCAGTGGTTCCGCAAAACATCTGGACACTGCGACATGAGCTGGTGTTCTACTCGGCCTTCGCGTTGACGTTTCTGCTGTTTCCACGTGCGCGCTGGTTGATCCTGATTTGGATCTTCAGCTTTATACCCGTCGCTTTGTTCGCCCATTTCCATCCCGCCGACAACCCGGCCCTCTACGCGGCCAAGATCTTCGGAAATCCGGTCAACATCGAATTCGGCGCTGGGTTGGCGTTGGGGCTTCTTTGTCGCCGCCGAGATATCAGGAGCGATCTTTCGACGCCGGCGCCGGCGCTTCTGCTGATCGCGGCCTTTGTGGGCTTCTTTCTGCTGGCGATCGTCCTGGACCTCAAGATCGATCAAATTCAGGGCACGATGATATCGGCGATCGTCGCTTCGGCGATCATCTTCCTGGCCGTGAAGCTGAAGTTCGCCGATTCCGGCCTGAACAGGGTCGGTTCGCTGCTCGGCGACGCCTCATATTCCATCTATCTGTTTCACCCGCACTTCCAGTCGGCGATGCTGGGGGTCTGGAAACATTTCCTGCCTCAGACCAACATCTGGATCGTGATCCTGGGGGTGGTCTTGCTGTCCACGGCCGCTGGCGTGCTGATCCACCTGTTCGTCGAGAAGCCGCTGCTGACTTGGCTGGGGCGATTTCTGCCAAGGCGTGGCGACCATCACGGCAAGGTCGCGGCCGACCCGGTGCTGGCGCCGACCCTGCAGCCTCCTGGCTGATGTCGGGCGAGCGTTTCGTCGCCGACAATTCATATAGATACAGTGCGCCCGATCTTCAGGAGAATTGGCTATTCGTGCTTCCGTTGTAATACCGACCTTCAGGCGACTTGATCGGTTGCGGGAGGCGGTGGCGAGCGTCGCTTCGCAGGCTCGGCCTCCTGAAGAACTGATCGTCGTGGCGGCCGATCCCGATGAGCGGGAGGCGGTGCGCGCGCTGCTGGACGGCATCGACTTCGCGGGACGCGCGGAGGTCGTCGCCAGCGATCGTTGCCTGTTGGGCGGCGGGGCGCGGAACCTGGGATGGCGGTCGGCGACTGGTGACGTCGTGCTGTTCCTGGATGATGACGACTATTGGGCGGCCGATAAGGTCGGAGACCATGTCGCCGCGCACGACAGCGGTCAGTCGGATGTCGTCTATTCGGGTGTCTGGTACGTGTTTCCGGGCGCGCGGGATGCGCGGCCCTACAATGCCACGCCCGTCGCCGCGGACATGGTCCGCGGGCTGACCCTCGATGGCCTGTGCCCACCGACCACCAGCTGCGTCTCGATTCGACGCGCGGCGCTCGAGGCCGTGGGCGGCTTCGATGAAACGCTGCCATCGTACCAGGACTGGGAGCTGTGGTACCGGCTGGCGCTGGCCGGGTCCAAGTTCGCCAGCCTGCCGCAGCCCTTGACCTATTTCGTGCAGCACGAAGGCGGGCGCGTTTCGATGAACATCGAGGGGCGGTCCAGGGCCGCGGGCCTGGTGCTGGCCAAGCATGGCTCGTCGCCGGACCTCGTCGCCTTCTTCGGGAAAGAGCGTCGGCAGATGTTGGAGCGAGTCATCGTCTTCTCCGCTCAGCGCGGCGAATGGACCTGCCTGGACACCTTCCGGCGCGCGCTGTCCGACAAGATCTTCTCGCCGCTGGAATGGCGGCCCTATTGGATCGCCGCCAAGGTGGCGGGCAATCTGGCTCTGGCTTCGGTGCGTCGTAACCCATGACAAGCGTGGAATCCTCGGCGCCGAGCCCCCCGCCCGTCGCCGAACCGAGCCTTCAGGGCCGCAGTGTCAAGGGCACAGCGGTCACCATGGTGTTCCAGGGCTGCAAGATGCTCGTGCAGATCGGATCGGTCGTCGCCCTGGCGCGGCTGGTCTCGCCACACGAGTTCGGCATCTACGCCATGGCGTTGCCGATCTACGTCTTTTCGCTGCTGTTCCAGGACTCCGGCACGACCCAGGCGATCATTCAGCGCGAGCTGACCAAGACCGACCTGAACAACATCTTCTGGTTCAACCTGGCGGTCTGCGGGGCGATCGTCCTGCTCCTCGCCCTGGCCGCGCCCTTTATCGCCCTCTTCTACAAGACGCCGGTCGTCGCCCAGCTGGTGTGGGGGTTCTGCGGCGTCACCATGCTCAACTGCCTTTCGGCTCAGCCGCTGGCCCTACTGACGCGCAGGCTGCACTTCGGCTTCCTGGCGGGGATCGATCTGGCGTCCTATGTGCTGGGCGCCGCCGCCTCGCTGGCGGTGGCCCTGATCCATCCGGGCTACTGGGCGCTGTTCGCCATGCCCCTGGTGACAGCTTTGACCAATGTCGTCGGCGCCTGGATCAAGGCGTCGTGGAGTCCCGGCCTGCCGACGCGCGACCCCAAGTTCCTCAATCTGGCGCGGTTCGGATCCGGCGTCTTCGCCTTCAACCTGCTCAACTACTTCACCCGCAACGCCGACCTGGTCCTGCTGGGCCGCTACGCGTCGGCGGCCGCCCTGGGCGCCTATGACCGGGCCAACCGCCTGATCCTGTTCCCGATCCAGCAGATCAACATCCCGCTGGGACGCATCTTCCTGCCGGTGCTGAGCCGCCTGGCGGACAAGCCGGAAGAGTATCGCGCGTTCTATCTGAACGGCGTCGCGGCGATCCTGTTCGCCACCCAGCCGGGGATGGTCTGGCTGATCTGCGACGGCCGCGAGATCATTCCGATCCTGCTCGGCGCCGAATGGCGTGGCGCGGCGGACATCTTCGTCTGGATCGGCGCGGCGGCCCTGTGGCAACCCCTGACCTACACGGCAGGCTGGATCTTGGTCAGCCAGGGTCGTACGGGCGCCTTTTGGAGGTGGGGTCTCTTCAACGCCATCGTGTCGATCGGCGGTTTCGCCGCGGCCGTGCCGTGGGGGGCGATGGGCTTCGCGGTGGTCTACGCTATTCGTGAGAACGTGATCCGCTTGCCGGTCCTGATCTGGCTGATGGGGCGCCGGGGGCCGGTGACCATTCTCCACTTCCTTAAAGGTTTCGCGCCGTATCCCGCCGGCTGTGTCGCAGCGGCCGCGATCATTCTGGTCCGGCGCAGCCTGATGGGATCGAGTTTGATCTCGTTGGGCGTGGATTTGGTGTTGGCCTACCTAGCCTACGGGGTCGCCATCATGCTGTTCCCGGATGGGCGGAAGTTCTGGAATTCGGCGCTTCACGCCGGCCAGGGACTGATGAGGAAATCCATCAAGGCCTAGTTGCGATCAGCGTCGCGCCTCTTCCTTCGGGACATCTCGTCCATGAAACTTGCTTGATGGCGGGTCAGTACGCGCCGTTGGGTAGATCTTAGGGGCGGGGCCTGGCTTCACACCCTGAGCAGAGTCTCGGGGCGCTAAGTGATAGCGCTCCGAGGCGGAAGCGTGATGCGATCTTCCTCGCCTCCACCATTGCGGGCGAGGTGCGTGAAGTGGGAGTGCAGCAACACGGCAAGGCTCACGATCGCCAATTTATCGACTGATAGAAGAGCGCCGTTGAAATTCGCACACACGAAAAGGTAGGCAAGCATCGAAACGGTGCGTGCGGAGATTCCGAGTGTGACTATGACTAGTAACCCTACGAATCCGTAGAGAAAAGAAGCTGTTATAAGTGCGTTGTCGATGGATTTGATCGGAAATCCTATGAATTTCATAGAAATATCCGATACATTATAAAGCAATTCTGAATTTGCAGATCCAAATGGGTAGGCGAAAATGTACTCCAGGAGTACCTGGAGCGGGTAGAAAATACGAACGTTAGCGGAGAAGTCGTTTCCGCTCATGATCGTTCCGACACGGTCGAATAGCCTTACGCCCTCGAATTTCCCGAGCGAAGCCAAGGTGATCAGCGCCAGTATGGCCGTGATTCCAATTGCGACCGGGATATGCGTTCGCGTCGACATCCATCGTTTAAAGCTTTTGGAGTTCGAGAGGTGAACGAGCAAGGTTATTGTGATGGCAACTACGAAAGCCATACTCTGAGAGAGGAGGCCAATTGCAATATTTCCGAATATAAGAATATTCGATATTTTCCTAAACTTCCCGCTTTCCGAATTTCCAAGCAAGACGAAGATAAGTGAGGTGGAGTAGAAGCCCAGATACGAAGGTTCTCCAAAAGTTCCCATTGGGCGAATTCTGGCATATATCATATCCAGTAGTGTCGGGAGGGTGTTTTCATTCTGAATAAAGAATGACTTTGGAATCCCGATATACACTTTTTGAAGTACGACGCTCTGGATGGCCGTGAGCACGAGCATGCCGCCGGTTATAATGGCTATCGTGGTTATTATGCCTCGGCTGGGGGCTTTGATGCCTAGGTCAGATCCCAGCATGATCAGGCACAGCAGGGCAAAAATCACACCCTGGCGGGTCACCAACAGCAGGTCATGCACCGGATCATTGGTCGCCGACGTCAGTACGCTGAAGTACATGGCCACGAAAATCAGCAGCACGAAGGCCGCCATGGGGCGCCTCAAAGCGACGGCGATGTTCCGGCGCGCGGCATAGATGGTCATCAACGAGAGCAGCGTGCCGCAAGACACCCAGTAGGACAGTCCGGTTTGGACCAGGGGCGAGAGGGCGAGGGCGAGCAGGAGAATCATGGGGTCGAGTCCGCCTTCGGCGCGTGATCCTTGCCGACCAGCGCGATGATATTCTTCGTCGCCATCGTGAGGCCGTAGCGCTCGACATAGAGGGTTCGCGCCGCTTCGGACATCCTGAGTCGGTCTTCGGGCGAGGATCGCATCCACGCCGACAGTTGGTCGGTGACGCCGGGAAGGTCGTCGCTGCACACCAGGCCCGCGCCGGCTTGGTCGACGGTCTCCCAGATGTTGACCTTGTCGGTGATCAGCACGGGCAAGCCGCAGGCCATCGCCTCGGCGACGACGATCCCGAAGTTCTCCTGGTGGGACGGCAGGGCGAAGGCCTCGGCGGCGTAATAGGCGCCCCATTTGGCGTCGTCGAACAGCGGGCCCGGCCAATGGATCCGGTCGGCGACGCCCAGGTCGGCGGCCATCTTCTGCAACTGAGCCTGCCAACCTTCCTGGTCAGGACCCACAACAACGAGATCGAGCGTCGGGTCCTTGGCGGCCGTGGCGGCGTAGGCTTGCACGAGCAGGTCGCAGCCCTTCTTGGGATGGATGCGGCCCAGGAACAGGATGAACCGACGGCCGGCCACGGCGGGAACGTGCCGATGGAAAGCGTCGACGAGCGCGGGGGTGCGTGGAGGCGGGGCGACCGCGCCGAGCGGCGCGATATCCGATCTATAGGCGTGGCCCCAGAAGGCGCCGCGCGCCTGGCGTTTTTCTTCCTCGCAGGTGAACAGCGTCGCCCTGGCGCCGGCCAGCAACCGGCCTTCGCCGATGGTCCAGAAGCCCTGCTTCAGCAGATGCTTACGCGGGTAGGCCTTCCGGAACCAGGGATCCATCATCCCGTGGGGAAACACGTAGTAGGGAACGTCGCGGCGCGGCAGAACCTGGGACGCGGCGAAGGGCGCGTAGTTCCAGAGCCCATGGACGATCGCCAGGTCGAAGCGGTCGAGATTGGCTTCCAGCCAGGGCTTGAACTTGGGGCTATAGCGGTAGTGGTTCAGGAAGCGATCGACCGGGCCGCGGCCTGGCCGGTCATCGCCGAGGGCGTGAACCGTGATCGGCGGCTCCGAGCGCGAAAGGGTTTCGGGCAGGTCCAGGCAGACGATTTCGTCGCCGCTGGTCAGTCCGTCGCGTACGCAGGTCTCGGCCAGGCGCAGCACCGCATCCGCAACGCCGCCGTTGCGTTCGTCGACCGACGCGGTGATGTGCAGGATTTTCATGTTCGGACTTGGGCTTCCGTCAGGCTTCTCGCGCCCCGCCTTGGCGAGCCCACGATCAGAGTCGAGGCAAGATAGGCGCCAGGCATCAATATTGTGTTGGTGCGAACAGGGTTGAATGTCGCTCGCCGTTCGCGGCGCTTATGAGCGCGTCCAAGGGGCGGGTTCGGGTTGGGGCGCCGGATGCAACGGCATCCAAGCGATCGAACCGTACAAGTGTCGACGCTACAGCTGCTGAGCGCATTCTAGTTCCGACCCTGAAGGGGTTCCTTTGCCCGCTGAAGTCCCGAAGCTATCATCTTGATATAGCGGAAAGCAAAGTTCACGGGCCATATCGGGCCGCCATGATCTTTGCAAAATTCGAACCATTCCCGGAAGGGAACTCCCTTTGGGCTGATCAGTATGTAGCGCCAATTTTTCATTGTAAGGACGCTGATAGAGTCCATATATGATAGATTGAACTCTTGATATCCAACGGGATCTTTTGTTTGAATTATGTTGTAACCGGCTCGGCGGGCTCTTAGGCCATAATCTATATCGCCAAATGCATGTCGATACTTGTCTGAATTTATGCCGATATGAGTAACGGCGGATGATGGAATGAGAACGCAGTTGCCGTTGACGGTGTCGGCGACATCCTTCGAATTTCCGAGTAGTTCAAAGGAGAGTTGAGACAACCCTCCCCGCTTTCGGTAGCCGCCATAGGTTACCTCGCCAGTTTTCGGGTGAACGACTTTTCCGACGATAATAACATTTTGGCCGTATTGCTCCGTCGCATGCGTGTATTCGTCTACTGCGGTGCGAATAAAATTCGGAGCCAGCTCCAGATCGTCGTTTAGCCAAAGGTAGAAATCGACACTTGGATCCAAGGCTTCCTGCCAGGCACGCCTCATGCCGCCGTTCCAGTACAGATCGCCGCTGCCGACGACAACATTCACTTCTGGATACTGGTCCTGGACGGCTTCGCGGGTGCCATCTCGGCTGCCGTCATCGACAAGGGTCACCTTGACGTCGAAGCCGTGAGCGCTTTCGCGGATGCCCCTCATCGCACTCAAGGTGTGCGCTTTCCGATTGAAGCAGGTCAGGATGACCGCAATTTTCAAAGGAGCCATGGCGATCACCGTTGATTGAGAGCGGGCTTATCGCGCGCTGATATTCACGTCCAAAATAACTCTGCGGTATAAGCGGCTAGGCCGCGCCCGCCATGATGTTCGCCCCGAACATCGCGTTGATCTTGTCGGTCGAGATAGGGGCGAAATAGTAGACTTTGCCAGGGCCTGCCGACATCAATCCCAACCTCAAAACAACCCCGCGGTCCTGGGCTCCGAGAGCCCAGGACCGCGCGCTATGGCGAGCCCGCGAGGTCCCTTAGCCGGCGGCTACGGTCTGGCCGGCTTCGTGGTGCTTCAGGAACCAGCCGTAGGCTTCCGCCACGCCGTCGCGAAGTTCGATGGAAGGCCGCCAGCCCATGCCCCGCAGCTTTTCGGCGCTCATCAGCTTGCGCGGCGTGCCGTCGGGCTTGGAGGTGTCGGTGACGATCTCGCCGTTGAAGCCGACGACCTCGCAGACCAGCTGGGCCAGTTCGAGGATCGTCACGTCTTCGCCCGAGCCGACATTGACGTGCTCGAAGTCCGAATAGGTCTTCATCAGAAACACGCAGGCGTCGGCGCAGTCGTCGGCGTTGAGGAACTCGCGGCGCGGCGTGCCCGTACCCCAGATCGTGATGCTGTCGGCGCCGGCCAGCTTGGCTTCATGGGCCTTGCGGATCAGGGCGGGCATCACGTGGCTGGAATTGAGGTCGAAGTTGTCGCCCTGGCCGTAGAGATTGGTCGGCATGGCGCTGATGAAGTCGGCGCCGTGCTGCTTGCGATAGGCCTGGGCCAGCTTGATGCCGGCGATCTTGGCGATCGCGTACCACTCGTTGGTCGGTTCCAGCGCCCCGGTCAGCAGGCTGTCCTCGCGGATCGGCTGCTCGGCGAACTTGGGATAGATGCAGGACGAGCCGAGGAACACCAGCTTGGACACGCCCTGGGTATGGGCGGCCTCGATGATGTTGGCCTCGATCATCAGGTTGTCGTAGAGGAAGTCGGCCGGAAAGGTGTCGTTGGCCAGGATGCCGCCGACCTTGGCCGCCGCCAGGAAGATGGCGTCGGGCTTTTCCTTGGCCATCCAGGCCTGGACCTGGTCCTGGCGCTTGAGGTCGACGACATCACGCCCGGCGGTGATCACCTCGCAGCCTTCGGAGGCCAGCCGGCGGACGATGGCCGAACCGACCATCCCCCGGTGGCCGGCCACCCAGACGCGCTTGCCCTCGAGGGGAAAGATCACGTCATTCGGCATTGCGGCGTTGCTCCCTGGCGACGGCGATCATGTCGGCCGCCACCATCTCGGCGCACAGCTGTTCCCACTTGGTGTCGTGGACCCAGCCCAGCTTTTCCTTGGCCTTGGTGGGGTCGCCGATCAGCAGCTCCACCTCGGTGGGGCGGAAGTAGCGGGGATCGACCTCGACCAGAACCTTGCCGGTTTCCGCGCAG
The window above is part of the Caulobacter soli genome. Proteins encoded here:
- a CDS encoding glycosyltransferase codes for the protein MKILHITASVDERNGGVADAVLRLAETCVRDGLTSGDEIVCLDLPETLSRSEPPITVHALGDDRPGRGPVDRFLNHYRYSPKFKPWLEANLDRFDLAIVHGLWNYAPFAASQVLPRRDVPYYVFPHGMMDPWFRKAYPRKHLLKQGFWTIGEGRLLAGARATLFTCEEEKRQARGAFWGHAYRSDIAPLGAVAPPPRTPALVDAFHRHVPAVAGRRFILFLGRIHPKKGCDLLVQAYAATAAKDPTLDLVVVGPDQEGWQAQLQKMAADLGVADRIHWPGPLFDDAKWGAYYAAEAFALPSHQENFGIVVAEAMACGLPVLITDKVNIWETVDQAGAGLVCSDDLPGVTDQLSAWMRSSPEDRLRMSEAARTLYVERYGLTMATKNIIALVGKDHAPKADSTP
- a CDS encoding glycosyltransferase family 2 protein, with the translated sequence MAPLKIAVILTCFNRKAHTLSAMRGIRESAHGFDVKVTLVDDGSRDGTREAVQDQYPEVNVVVGSGDLYWNGGMRRAWQEALDPSVDFYLWLNDDLELAPNFIRTAVDEYTHATEQYGQNVIIVGKVVHPKTGEVTYGGYRKRGGLSQLSFELLGNSKDVADTVNGNCVLIPSSAVTHIGINSDKYRHAFGDIDYGLRARRAGYNIIQTKDPVGYQEFNLSYMDSISVLTMKNWRYILISPKGVPFREWFEFCKDHGGPIWPVNFAFRYIKMIASGLQRAKEPLQGRN
- the fcl gene encoding GDP-L-fucose synthase, whose amino-acid sequence is MPNDVIFPLEGKRVWVAGHRGMVGSAIVRRLASEGCEVITAGRDVVDLKRQDQVQAWMAKEKPDAIFLAAAKVGGILANDTFPADFLYDNLMIEANIIEAAHTQGVSKLVFLGSSCIYPKFAEQPIREDSLLTGALEPTNEWYAIAKIAGIKLAQAYRKQHGADFISAMPTNLYGQGDNFDLNSSHVMPALIRKAHEAKLAGADSITIWGTGTPRREFLNADDCADACVFLMKTYSDFEHVNVGSGEDVTILELAQLVCEVVGFNGEIVTDTSKPDGTPRKLMSAEKLRGMGWRPSIELRDGVAEAYGWFLKHHEAGQTVAAG